One Huiozyma naganishii CBS 8797 chromosome 4, complete genome genomic region harbors:
- the MCH1 gene encoding Mch1p (similar to Saccharomyces cerevisiae MCH1 (YDL054C); ancestral locus Anc_4.229), whose protein sequence is MPLSSIEHSLSYQVRRWLPHVLSTRASHRTAYVLSLLSALTSGFISLVSLYSYPWKVRLNYTSWQINTISSMASLGAYLVPPVLGILADNHGPITLSCLSIVGFIPSYSYLAYIFNHPEISQTGSSFGVVVACFVVIGISTSALYFSALLTCTKLYPQRKLLSISFPTTCIGISSLVGSQILKFKVFWYDDMSINETYLNLNVVFKCLAILYVIIGLSAWVSTGTVSMITYAEDLKQEADLLEEESDTPTDAVYDVESFEAASLLHTSRSSISISSAMLATTNYGTQKSDVATWEQPKSVFRDPTLYLLAITMLLTLGPLEMFVTDMASLSNLILDSNKTTSSNTNTQNVPSTLLSIFALSSTAARLTSGVISDYLLDHNLKLRRILLPLLVLTLVSQVLILALTESSFLKGLSVKANILISGAVLGVSYGGLFTIYPTLVLTVWGQKSFGSAYGSLMVAPALGSVVSCMQYALIYDSRCVRNVVGTCISAVYKFGTAQVLVAIVITCIMLKGWGKRGHQA, encoded by the coding sequence ATGCCGCTTTCCTCCATAGAACACAGCCTGTCGTACCAGGTGCGACGCTGGCTGCCACACGTGCTTTCAACAAGGGCTTCCCACAGGACAGCGTACGTTTTGTCCCTCTTATCGGCGCTCACGAGCGGCTTCATCTCGTTGGTCTCGCTGTACTCGTACCCGTGGAAAGTGCGACTGAACTACACATCATGGCAGATCAACACCATCTCGAGCATGGCAAGCTTGGGGGCGTACCTTGTCCCGCCAGTTTTGGGGATCCTCGCAGATAACCACGGCCCGATCACACTGAGCTGCCTTTCGATCGTCGGGTTCATACCAAGTTATTCGTACCTGGCGTACATTTTCAACCACCCAGAGATATCACAGACTGGGTCGAGCTTCGGCGTCGTGGTAGCGTgcttcgtcgtcatcggTATATCCACAAGCGCGCTATATTTCAGCGCTTTGCTCACCTGCACAAAACTGTACCCACAGCGGAAACTCCTCTCCATTAGTTTCCCAACTACGTGTATCGGGATCTCCTCTCTTGTCGGGTCCCAGATCCTGAAGTTTAAAGTGTTTTGGTACGATGACATGTCGATAAACGAAACgtacttgaacttgaaTGTGGTGTTTAAGTGTCTAGCAATACTTTACGTGATTATCGGCCTCTCCGCATGGGTTTCCACGGGTACTGTGTCCATGATTACCTATGCAGAGGACCTGAAACAGGAAGCGGACCTCCTGGAAGAGGAGTCGGACACACCCACAGATGCAGTGTACGATGTCGAAAGTTTCGAGGCCGCCTCGCTGCTACACACATCTCGCTCATCAATCTCTATATCATCGGCAATGCTCGCGACCACTAATTATGGCACCCAGAAAAGTGATGTCGCCACATGGGAGCAACCAAAGTCCGTGTTCAGGGACCCAACGCTTTATCTTCTAGCGATCACCATGCTGCTGACTTTGGGACCACTGGAGATGTTTGTGACGGACATGGCTTCGTTGTCAAACCTTATCCTAGACAGCAACAAGACGACCTCCTcgaacacaaacacacagAATGTGCCAAGCACCCTGCTGTCCATATTCGCTTTGTCGTCAACAGCGGCAAGATTAACCAGTGGCGTAATCAGCGATTACCTGCTAGACCATAACCTGAAACTACGGCGGATCCTACTGCCCTTACTCGTCCTAACCCTCGTCTCGCAAGTATTGATACTTGCCCTCACGGAAAGTTCGTTCCTGAAGGGCCTTTCAGTTAAAGCCAACATCCTGATATCCGGTGCGGTGCTGGGAGTTTCCTACGGCGGGTTGTTCACAATATACCCTACTTTAGTACTTACCGTATGGGGCCAAAAATCCTTCGGGAGCGCTTACGGTAGTCTGATGGTTGCTCCAGCATTGGGGTCCGTCGTGTCATGCATGCAGTATGCACTCATCTACGATTCTAGGTGTGTGAGAAACGTCGTCGGAACGTGTATATCAGCTGTCTACAAATTCGGAACCGCGCAAGTCTTGGTCGCCATCGTTATAACTTGTATCATGCTGAAGGGATGGGGTAAAAGAGGACACCAGGCGTAG
- the PSA1 gene encoding mannose-1-phosphate guanylyltransferase (similar to Saccharomyces cerevisiae PSA1 (YDL055C); ancestral locus Anc_4.231), with translation MKGLILVGGYGTRLRPLTLTVPKPLVEFGNRPMILHQIEALANAGVTDIVLAVNYRPEVMVKTLKKYEEEYGVNITFSVETEPLGTAGPLKLAENVLKKDNSPFFVLNSDVICEYPFKELAEFHAAHGGKGTIVATKVDEPSKYGVIVHDLATPNLIDRFVEKPVEFVGNRINAGLYILNPEVIDLIDMKPTSIEKETFPILVEQKSLYSFDLEGFWMDVGQPKDFLSGTVLYLNSLKKRHSDKLSTGDNIVGNAMIDASAKIAKTAKIGPDVVIGPNVTIGEGVRIERSVVLANSTISNHSLVKSTIVGWNSTVGKWCRLEGVTVLGDDVEVQDEVYINGGKVLPHKSISSNVPQEAIIM, from the coding sequence ATGAAAGGTTTAATTCTAGTTGGTGGTTACGGTACCAGATTGAGACCTCTTACTTTGACTGTCCCCAAGCCATTGGTCGAGTTCGGTAACAGACCCATGATTCTGCACCAAATTGAGGCACTGGCTAACGCCGGTGTCACCGATATCGTCCTCGCTGTCAACTACAGACCAGAAGTCATGgtcaagactttgaagaagtacgaggAGGAGTACGGTGTTAACATTACTTTCTCCGTTGAGACTGAGCCTTTGGGCACTGCTGGTCCATTGAAGCTTGCCGAGAAcgtcttgaagaaggacaactCCCCATTCTTCGTGTTGAACTCCGACGTCATCTGCGAATACCcattcaaagaattggCCGAGTTTCACGCCGCTCACGGTGGTAAAGGTACGATCGTTGCCACCAAGGTCGACGAACCATCCAAGTACGGTGTTATCGTGCACGACTTGGCCACCCCAAACTTGATCGACAGATTCGTCGAAAAGCCAGTCGAGTTCGTCGGTAACAGAATCAACGCCGGTCTGTACATTTTGAACCCAGAGGTCATCGACTTGATCGACATGAAGCCAACTTCCATCGAGAAGGAGACTTTCCCAATCCTTGTCGAACAGAAATCCCTATACTCCTTCGACTTGGAAGGTTTCTGGATGGACGTCGGTCAACCAAAGGATTTCTTGTCCGGTACTGTCCTATacttgaactctttgaagaagagacactCTGACAAATTGTCCACGGGCGACAACATCGTCGGCAACGCCATGATAGATGCATCCGCCAAGATCGCCAAGACCGCGAAGATCGGGCCAGACGTCGTCATCGGGCCAAACGTCACCATCGGTGAAGGTGTCAGAATCGAAAGATCCGTCGTCCTAGCCAACTCCACCATCAGCAACCACTCCCTAGTCAAGTCCACCATTGTCGGGTGGAACTCCACCGTCGGGAAGTGGTGCCGTTTGGAAGGTGTCACCGTATTGGGTGACGATGTCGAGGTCCAGGATGAGGTCTACATTAACGGTGGTAAAGTCTTGCCTCACAAGTCCATCTCATCGAACGTTCCACAGGAAGCCATTATTATGTAA
- the MBP1 gene encoding transcription factor MBP1 (similar to Saccharomyces cerevisiae MBP1 (YDL056W); ancestral locus Anc_4.232), translating into MSDQIYSAKYSGVDVYELIHATGSIMKRKKDDWVNATHILKAANFAKAKRTRILEKEVLKEVHEKVQGGFGKYQGTWVPINVANELARRYNVHEILKPLLDFKQESGSASPPRAPKHHHASRADGTKKRATKSASMSALSSASPSPGINGTASFQTSAAGARQSGLGSTTVASATGSESNSATTTTTTTTTTVVNPVVTRRRGRPPLSGKGATKRKLTAKLQRSQSDMGFPRPAIPNSSISSKQLPSLRTKSVNSSKAAKDTSQSVVTTPPDINTENVPLGIRGLPQYKELDIDDGLSSDIEPLSAIKGDANPSRTNKLDSSGASSPSLPTSPSELSESNPFDSQRFGMGTSPIVSMIPRYPIINHGLDEVSDESSRPPTSDINDKVNRYLSKLVDYFISSEIKSNKTMPDELLNPPQHSAPYIDVPIDPELHTAFHWACSMGTLPIVEALFNVGTSPRSINFQGQTPLMRASMFHNSYTRRTFPKIFQLLHETVFDVDSNMQTVIHHIVKRKSSTPSAVYYLDIVLSKLKDFAPQYRIELLLNSQDNNGDTALHIAAKNADKQFFNTLINNGALNAIPNKEGLTSTEIMNERYEQSKIDTNTRENDKDFMIEDTLMLPQTESMIYSSQAATRFVRGIPDIVSSMKSLAENYNKMHQRRESRIQFTRKNLDKISANVKNVNRGLLEVLHEGGFRTDERDIPKLIKLRDDQTNKLRGNLLEARKKLKNSLEKNQSLQLKSLLAEGGGDTDKDESDSSDGKGGVADPLADRLRMGVELTRAQLRRTHYISEIMRIVEDNIKIHKYRHMISEGTEMAPGEIDGCLNVILQSLETGSKDPKDATKEPT; encoded by the coding sequence ATGTCTGATCAAATATACTCCGCAAAGTATTCCGGGGTGGACGTCTACGAGCTGATACACGCCACGGGGTCGATCATGAAGCGGAAGAAGGACGATTGGGTCAATGCGACGCACATACTGAAGGCTGCCAACTTTGCAAAGGCTAAGAGAACGAGGATATTGGAGAAGGAGGTGTTGAAGGAGGTTCATGAGAAGGTCCAAGGTGGATTTGGGAAGTATCAGGGGACCTGGGTACCCATTAATGTGGCGAACGAGTTGGCGAGGAGGTACAATGTCCATGAGATACTGAAGCCGCTCCTGGATTTCAAACAGGAAAGCGGATCTGCGTCTCCGCCAAGAGCTCCAAAACATCATCATGCAAGCCGAGCAGACGGgacgaagaaaagagcAACAAAGAGTGCCAGCATGTCTGCATTGAGTTCAGCATCCCCCTCGCCAGGTATAAATGGGACAGCCTCCTTCCAAACTAGTGCCGCAGGGGCAAGACAGTCTGGTCTCGGGAGTACAACCGTGGCGTCTGCAACCGGCTCAGAATCTAACtcggcaacaacaacaacaacaacaacaacaacaacggtgGTCAATCCTGTGGTGACCCGAAGGAGAGGCCGTCCGCCATTGTCAGGGAAGGGAGCCACAAAACGGAAACTCACCGCGAAATTGCAGAGGTCTCAAAGTGATATGGGGTTTCCCCGTCCCGCGATACCAAATTCATCGATAAGTTCAAAACAACTGCCGTCACTGAGAACCAAATCAGTGAACTCTTCCAAAGCAGCCAAGGATACATCCCAGAGCGTGGTGACTACGCCACCAGATATAAATACAGAGAATGTTCCACTCGGGATCAGGGGACTGCCCCAATACAAAGAACTGGATATTGACGACGGTTTGTCCAGTGATATCGAACCGTTATCCGCCATCAAGGGGGATGCTAATCCATCTCGTACTAATAAACTAGATTCCTCAGGGGCGTCGTCACCGTCACTGCCCACTTCTCCGAGTGAGTTATCTGAGTCTAACCCGTTTGATTCGCAGAGGTTCGGCATGGGGACATCTCCGATTGTCTCGATGATCCCAAGGTATCCTATAATAAACCATGGTTTGGATGAGGTCAGTGACGAGTCCAGCAGACCGCCAACGTCCGATATCAACGATAAAGTGAACCGCTACTTGTCAAAACTCGTGGACTATTTCATCTCGAGTGAGATCAAATCGAACAAAACGATGCCGGATGAGTTACTGAACCCGCCACAGCACAGTGCGCCGTACATAGATGTGCCTATTGATCCTGAATTGCATACAGCCTTTCATTGGGCCTGTTCTATGGGTACGCTGCCCATTGTGGAGGCGCTGTTTAACGTTGGTACGAGTCCGCGTTCGATCAATTTCCAGGGGCAAACTCCCCTAATGAGGGCATCGATGTTCCACAACTCGTACACGAGGAGGACTTTCCCCAAGATTTTCCAGTTATTACACGAAACCGTTTTCGACGTTGACTCCAACATGCAGACGGTTATCCACCATATAGTGAAGCGGAAATCGTCGACACCATCAGCGGTGTACTATTTGGATATTGTGTTGTCTAAACTCAAAGATTTCGCCCCGCAGTACAGAATTGAACTGCTGCTCAACTCTCAAGATAATAACGGTGATACTGCGTTGCACATTGCCGCCAAGAACGCCGATAAGCAATTTTTCAACACGTTGATAAATAATGGCGCTTTGAACGCTATACCGAACAAGGAAGGGCTGACCTCGACAGAAATAATGAATGAGAGGTACGAGCAGTCAAAAATCGACACGAATACGCGCGAAAACGACAAAGATTTCATGATTGAAGACACGTTGATGTTACCGCAGACAGAATCGATGATATACTCGTCACAAGCGGCCACGCGCTTTGTTCGTGGCATCCCAGATATAGTGAGTTCGATGAAATCGCTTGCTGAAAACTACAACAAGATGCACCAAAGGAGAGAAAGTCGAATTCAGTTCACCAGAAAGAATCTCGATAAGATCAGCGCTAATGTGAAAAACGTAAACAGAGGGCTACTGGAGGTACTACACGAGGGAGGCTTCCGTACCGATGAACGGGATATACCCAAATTGATCAAACTACGGGACGATCAAACGAATAAACTACGGGGTAACCTTCTTGAAGCAAGGAAGAAGTTAAAGAACTCACTTGAGAAGAATCAGTCCTTGCAATTGAAAAGCCTTCTAGCTGAAGGTGGCGGGGATACAGATAAAGACGAAAGTGATTCCTCCGACGGTAAGGGTGGTGTCGCTGACCCGCTAGCAGATAGATTGAGGATGGGGGTGGAACTGACTAGAGCCCAACTCAGGAGAACCCACTATATCTCAGAGATAATGAGGATAGTGGAGGACAACATCAAGATCCACAAATACCGTCATATGATTAGTGAGGGCACCGAGATGGCGCCTGGTGAAATCGATGGATGTCTGAACGTGATACTCCAAAGTTTGGAGACCGGTTCAAAGGATCCTAAGGACGCGACAAAGGAACCGACGTAA
- the KNAG0D04330 gene encoding uncharacterized protein (similar to Saccharomyces cerevisiae YDL057W; ancestral locus Anc_4.233), whose product MTGKSYIEADADLSYRKVSGKEVAHLVLEDNEDFVFIRSKKYHKGNGLGAIISWPEITHPNTVTQTVILVHGHLSHKNAIYQPDMAAKLSSLGYCVIRFDFRNQGDSEDNRDALLGRTLPQDFQDLDTIVRSLSAKRVYRGLELSLAAVIAHSRGVLVMFHYFNEHNRQRVPLLVNCCGRFGSAKILERYDRVFPSWRGDHGFTAKTFRFGQYTDYWVSEAEIMSTAQVDTRQFTRLDHGTKVLLIYCQCDAVIPESDGIQYRNMFRLAHYDTNFCEIPFADHNFYGLPGDKNSYGLPLKRNKVNYASLVLETLLPHLPPQMKPEKRTPPL is encoded by the coding sequence ATGACAGGAAAATCTTACATTGAGGCAGATGCTGACTTATCCTATCGAAAAGTTTCTGGAAAGGAGGTGGCACATTTAGTCCTCGAAGATAACGAAGACTTTGTGTTCATCAGATCGAAGAAGTACCATAAAGGAAACGGGTTGGGTGCCATAATCTCTTGGCCCGAAATTACCCATCCTAATACAGTGACCCAGACGGTTATTCTTGTCCATGGGCACCTATCGCATAAGAATGCCATTTACCAGCCAGATATGGCGGCCAAATTGTCTTCGTTAGGGTATTGTGTCATCCGGTTCGACTTCAGAAACCAAGGCGATTCAGAGGACAACAGGGACGCCCTTTTGGGACGTACATTACCGCAGGATTTTCAAGACCTCGATACGATTGTGCGAAGTCTGTCTGCAAAGAGGGTCTACCGCGGATTGGAATTGTCTCTAGCGGCGGTCATTGCACACTCAAGAGGTGTACTCGTAATGTTCCATTACTTTAATGAACACAATCGTCAACGCGTACCGCTTTTAGTCAACTGTTGTGGGCGGTTTGGCAGTGCCAAGATACTAGAGAGGTACGATCGGGTTTTCCCCTCTTGGCGCGGCGACCACGGTTTCACCGCCAAGACGTTCCGGTTTGGTCAATATACCGATTACTGGGTCAGCGAGGCAGAAATTATGAGTACCGCACAGGTTGACACGAGACAGTTTACGCGGCTCGACCATGGCACCAAAGTCCTTCTGATCTACTGTCAATGCGACGCAGTGATCCCAGAATCGGATGGGATACAATATAGAAACATGTTCCGTCTCGCACACTACGACACAAATTTCTGCGAGATACCCTTTGCGGACCACAACTTCTACGGACTACCAGGCGACAAGAACAGTTACGGTCTCCCACTTAAACGCAACAAGGTGAACTATGCCAGCCTGGTCCTAGAAACTCTTCTGCCGCATCTACCCCCGCAAATGAAACCAGAAAAAAGGACACCACCATTATAA